The stretch of DNA CACTTTTTGCATACTTTTATTTAGATAAAAAAACAGAAAGCTTAGAATCTGCCATGATTGAGCTTAACAGAAACATAAGAGAGGTTTCACAAAACAAGCTGAAGCTTGAAAAGTTTTTAAGTGTTAGAAAACAGATAAAGGTCAAAAACAACTATGTCAGATTTCAGCCTGTTGATATTATTGGAAGTTTTGATACGGATCAATTTGTTGAAAAATTCAATAAAATAGTTAACACCACATACGAGAATGGTTTTTTCTTTCTTGATAGTTTTTCTTTAGAAAGGGGTGAAGACAACAGCAGTTTTTCTGTTGAATTGAAAGGCAAAAAGGTATTTCTTTACGGTTTAAAATGAAACACTACTGGTTGTTTTCCTTTTTGGTTTTAGCTATAGTGTTGCCATATTTGATTGTGCCTGAGATGATTAGGCCAGTTTATGTGCTAGCGCCTGCAACAGTTAGCGTTCCTGATGTATCTATAGCTCGTTTTAAAAGATTTGATGTATGCAATATCAATTTAGAACCTATAAAGATTGCGAAAAGAACGGTTTTTGCTAACAGTAAGGTGGCAAGGGAGCAAAGAATCGAGGTTAGCTCAATTATGATTGGCAGAAGTGAAAAATTCTGTGTAATTAACGGAAAGTTGTTAAAAGAAGGGCAAAAAACAGGAAACCTGAAGGTTTTGTTAATCAAAAAAAACGGTGTGGTGGTGAGTGTAAGTGGAAAAAAGAAATGGATTAAATTTGAAGGCTATGCATTTAATGCTGCGGCAGATTAGTTTTGCTTTGCTAACTGTTTTTTTGTTAAGCAGCTGTAGTCTCAATATGTTTGCAAAAAAAGAGAAACCTACTATAGTTGAAAAATACCTCAATAAGCCTCTTATAAAGAAAAACCAAAACCCAAAGCCTTTGAATGTCAACATCAAACCTGTTAAAGAAAAGGTTGATATACTAAATACGATTAAAATTAGCTTTTTCTCAAAGTCGATTTCATATAAAGATGCGATAGTTGAGATTTTAAAGCCATACAATATCAATGTTGCATTTGATAGCAGGCTTAATAGCTTTGTTACAAATCCAGACATAAGTCTATCACTAAATAATGTTACTTTAAAGGATGCGCTTGATACGATCACAAGCATTGTAAATGTGGGCTGGCAAAAAAAGGATGGTGTCATCTGGATTACGCCTATAATATCAAAAACATTTGATCTGTCGTTTTTGAATATTATACGCAGTTCATCCTCAACACTTGGTGGTGATGTGTTGGGAGGAGGGCAGTCTGGCTCTTCTGAAAATGTTTCATCTCCACTGCAGGGTAGTTTTACATTAAAATCAACTACTAATGCAAAAAGCGTGGATATCTACTCTTTAATCTCTCAAAATGTTAAAACTCTACTGTCAAAAAACGGTGTTTATGTGCTTGACCCATCAAGTGGCATGTTGCTTGTCAAAGATACGCCGTATAATGTTCATCTTGTTGATGATTATATCTCAAAGCTAAAAAGCATCTATGGAAGGCAGGTGATGATTGAGGCAAAGATTATTGAGGTGCAGCTTTCTAAGCAGTATCAGCTGGGAATTAACTGGGGCAGTCTTTTGCAGTGGAATAAAATATCTCAGACAATCAATATACAGCAAAACACAATCGATTTTGGCACCAATCATCCCAACATGACAATCAATATTTCAAGAATCTTTCATCCAGGTCAGGTAGATGTTACATTAAACAGTCTTGTTGAGGCTTTCTCTAAGTTTGGTAATTTAAAGCTTATCTCTGAGCCTCATATAAGGGTGATGAATACCCAGCCTGCATTACTTGCAGTTGGGCGCTCGATAAACTTTATTAAAAGTATAGAGATAACCCAGCAATCCACAGGTGAATCAACCGTAACAACCCCATCTGTTGAAATATCGTCGATTTTTGATGGTATAATGTTTGGCATAACACCGTTTATCCGCAAAAACGATACGGTGCTTTTGAGGATAGTACCAATCAAGAGCAATTTAATTGCATTACAGGAGAGAGAGATAAGCGGAAATACTTATACCTTACCGCAGGTTGATTTAAGAGAGGCAAGCACCGTTGTATCTGCAAAAAGCGGGGATATAATTGTCATAGGTGGATTGATCAGCAAACAGTCTAAAAATACAAACAGCGGCATGCCGGGTTTGAAGGATGTGCCTGTTGTGGGTAATCTGTTTAAGCAACAGGGAAGTATGACAGATAATGTTGAGCTTGTAATTCTTTTAAAACCTGTAATATTAAACAATAATCAATGAGTAAATTATACGAAGCTTTAAAGAAGATTGAAAATAAAAATAATGCAGAAAAAAGCAGCGATATTCCTTTTGCTCCACCTGCTAAACCTCACAGCCCTTTGAGGTTTTATCTGTTTTTGGTTTTAGTCTTTGTTGTTTCTGTTATAGGCTCTTTCTTTGTTTGTTATAAATTTTTTTATCAGAACCAACGGATAGTTTTAACCCATACGGCAAAGCATTTTGCAGTTTATCATACCACAAAACCAAAGCCTGCCTTGCATAAGACTGAGATAAAAAAACTTGTTAAACAAAAGCCCCAGCCAATACAAAAGGTTAACAAAAACGCTAAACCTAAAGAAAAACAGCTAAAAGTTGCTGAAAAAAAGGTAAAAATTGCTATTGTTGATAATGCAACAATGCATAGTGAAAAAGAGGTAATTAAAGAGAAAAATAGTCAAGTTGTGAAAGAAAATAAAGAAAATAAAGTAGTGTATAAATCAATGATTAAGACTAAAAAAGAAATAAAACATAAACGCAGAGAAAAAGCGGTTAACATTGCTGAGCTTTTTGAAAAGATAAAATCCGATGACATTTATACCCAGATCGATGGATACAAGAAACTGCTTACAGTTTTTCCGCAAAATGATGCTTTCTACAACAACCTTGCTGCTGATTATATTGTGTTGGGCAGATATAAAGATGCTGTTAATGTGCTTAAAAAAGCGCTTTCTTTTAGCGACAACCCTAATTTAAAACTCAATCTTGTTGTATGTTATGTAAAAATGGGCAGGATAGATTTGGCAAGAAGCGTTTTTGATAGCATTGATGAAAATTCAGTTAAAGATAAACAGCTCTACTTTCAGCTTAAGGTTTTATTGGTGAAGTAGTTTTTATCAGTTTAAGCTCGATAAGTTTTTCATAAACAAGCTTTGCTATGGCTGCAGCCTTTGAGCTGTATTCACCATGCTGTAGGAAAACCACCACAACAACCTGAGGATTATCTTTTGGTGCAAAAGAGGCAAACCAGGCATGTGGAAAATATTTAATGGCTTTTTTTAGGGTGATTTTACCTTCTTTTAGTTTCTTTTTAGTTTCTTTATAGAGTTTACTTGTTACAACCTGACTTGTTCCTGTTTTGCCGCATATATCAAGACCATTTATTTTTGCTTTTGAGGCTGTACCGTAAGGACCGTTTACAACAAGCCAGAGTGCGTTTTTGATGAGTTTGTAGTATTGGTTTTTGAATATATACAGAATCGTTTTTTTTGCATTTTGATTTAAAAAAGGTTTGTATGCAACACCTTCATTTGCAATTTCGCTGAATGCAACTGCTACCTGCAGGGGGCTTGCAAGAAAGAATCCCTGACCGATTGCAGTGGATATTGTATCGCCTATATACCATCCCTGACCAAATTTTGCCATTTTCCATGCCTTTGAGGGCAGATTGCCTTTTGTGCAATAGCTGAAAAGTTGAGGCGATCTGCCAAATCCAAACTTTGAAAGGTAATAGTCTATTCTGCCGATGCCCAGTTTCATCCCTATCTGATAAAAAAATACATCGGATGAGCTTTCGATGGCTCTTGTTACATCTATATTGCCAAATCCTCTCCATTTCCAGTCTCGATAGGTGTATTTGCCGATTTTTATTGCGTATGGACAGAATAGCTTTGTATCGGGTTTTATTATGCCTTCTTTTAATGCTGCAAGTGCCATAAATGGTTTTACCAAAGAACCTGGTGGAAATGCTCCCTGTGTTGCTATGTCATACAGGTTTAATTTATTCTCTTTTTTTAGTTTTTCCCACTGCTTTTTTGATAATCCCTCAACAAAGTAGTTTGGATTGAATGTTGAGCTGTCAGCGATTGCAAGTATTGCACCATTGGGTCTTAAAACAACTATTGCTCCTTTTAAAGAAAAGTCTTTAAAGATATTGAAACAGAAATTCTGTAGTTTTGAGTTTATTGTTAATTTTATATCCTCACCCTTTTTGGGCGGTGTTGTTGAAATTACCTTACTGAGGATACCTTTTGAGTTAACCTCTATCTCTTTATAGCCCCATTTTCCTCTTAAGATTGCATCGTATTTTTTTTCTATTCCCTTTCTTCCAATGAGTTCTCCAACCCTCAATGACGGATTATTTTTTAAGTCGTTTACAGAGACCTGCGTCAAATATCCCACTATGTTTGCATAAACAAATGGATTATTAGGGTAGAACCTGCGCGGCGAAACCTCAATGTTGACAAATTTTGAAGTTTTCTGATTGAAAAGCAGTTTAAATACGGTTTTCTCATCCACAGCCTGTTTTAGAAGTATCGATGTTTGATACGGCACAAGTTTGAGTTTATCTTCGATCTCCTCTGGCTGTATTTTTAATATCGAGGCTATTAGTTTAATTGATAATGTGTTTAGGTTTCTGGATTTGTATAGATATACGCTGTATGATGGTATATTTTTGGCATAAAATACACCATCGGCTGTAATAATGTCACCGCGGGGTGGTTTTAGTGGTATCAGTCTAACAATATTTTCTTTTGATATGGTTTTGAAGTAGTTGTATTTTATGACCTGTAGGTAGAATAGCCTTAAGATTAATATAGAGAATGAGATAGTAATTATAATTGCTATGTATTGTAAGTTTTTTTTAATTCTATCGCTTTTTAGAATATATTTGTCACGCCTGCTCATCGCTTTTTGGAGTTAGGAGTTTAATGGAAAGATAGCTAAATAGGTAGAACGAAACGGTGTTTACAGCCAAAACAAACACGCAGACCCACAATGGCGTATTAAGATAAAAGATGCCCATGCTATAGATTATATTGAGAGTAAAAAATATACCCGTTTTGCTGATTTTTAAAAAGTTTATCAGGTAAGATATTATTACAGAAGCGATCACAAAGGCGATGCTTAAGAAAAATATATGGTTTTTGAGTATAATATCGCTGATTAAACCAAAAACATAGGGAATTGAGTATTTTAGGCTTAAAGGTGTGGTTTCTGTTTGCGA from Hippea jasoniae encodes:
- a CDS encoding tetratricopeptide repeat protein, whose translation is MSKLYEALKKIENKNNAEKSSDIPFAPPAKPHSPLRFYLFLVLVFVVSVIGSFFVCYKFFYQNQRIVLTHTAKHFAVYHTTKPKPALHKTEIKKLVKQKPQPIQKVNKNAKPKEKQLKVAEKKVKIAIVDNATMHSEKEVIKEKNSQVVKENKENKVVYKSMIKTKKEIKHKRREKAVNIAELFEKIKSDDIYTQIDGYKKLLTVFPQNDAFYNNLAADYIVLGRYKDAVNVLKKALSFSDNPNLKLNLVVCYVKMGRIDLARSVFDSIDENSVKDKQLYFQLKVLLVK
- the mrdA gene encoding penicillin-binding protein 2, producing MSRRDKYILKSDRIKKNLQYIAIIITISFSILILRLFYLQVIKYNYFKTISKENIVRLIPLKPPRGDIITADGVFYAKNIPSYSVYLYKSRNLNTLSIKLIASILKIQPEEIEDKLKLVPYQTSILLKQAVDEKTVFKLLFNQKTSKFVNIEVSPRRFYPNNPFVYANIVGYLTQVSVNDLKNNPSLRVGELIGRKGIEKKYDAILRGKWGYKEIEVNSKGILSKVISTTPPKKGEDIKLTINSKLQNFCFNIFKDFSLKGAIVVLRPNGAILAIADSSTFNPNYFVEGLSKKQWEKLKKENKLNLYDIATQGAFPPGSLVKPFMALAALKEGIIKPDTKLFCPYAIKIGKYTYRDWKWRGFGNIDVTRAIESSSDVFFYQIGMKLGIGRIDYYLSKFGFGRSPQLFSYCTKGNLPSKAWKMAKFGQGWYIGDTISTAIGQGFFLASPLQVAVAFSEIANEGVAYKPFLNQNAKKTILYIFKNQYYKLIKNALWLVVNGPYGTASKAKINGLDICGKTGTSQVVTSKLYKETKKKLKEGKITLKKAIKYFPHAWFASFAPKDNPQVVVVVFLQHGEYSSKAAAIAKLVYEKLIELKLIKTTSPIKP
- a CDS encoding type II secretion system protein GspD; the encoded protein is MLRQISFALLTVFLLSSCSLNMFAKKEKPTIVEKYLNKPLIKKNQNPKPLNVNIKPVKEKVDILNTIKISFFSKSISYKDAIVEILKPYNINVAFDSRLNSFVTNPDISLSLNNVTLKDALDTITSIVNVGWQKKDGVIWITPIISKTFDLSFLNIIRSSSSTLGGDVLGGGQSGSSENVSSPLQGSFTLKSTTNAKSVDIYSLISQNVKTLLSKNGVYVLDPSSGMLLVKDTPYNVHLVDDYISKLKSIYGRQVMIEAKIIEVQLSKQYQLGINWGSLLQWNKISQTINIQQNTIDFGTNHPNMTINISRIFHPGQVDVTLNSLVEAFSKFGNLKLISEPHIRVMNTQPALLAVGRSINFIKSIEITQQSTGESTVTTPSVEISSIFDGIMFGITPFIRKNDTVLLRIVPIKSNLIALQEREISGNTYTLPQVDLREASTVVSAKSGDIIVIGGLISKQSKNTNSGMPGLKDVPVVGNLFKQQGSMTDNVELVILLKPVILNNNQ